In Magnolia sinica isolate HGM2019 chromosome 12, MsV1, whole genome shotgun sequence, a single genomic region encodes these proteins:
- the LOC131220100 gene encoding protein NDR1-like, which yields MCISSDCCRWCIGFQFTLGLTALFMWLSLRPSKPTLSIEKFYVPALNKTAISNLSAVIPPVNTTVTFDLKLRNENKDKGVYYDDLNITLYYGPNHSVVGHMTLPSFYQGHKKTAHRNDGLRAEGRAFWENATRTVSEQNSTVFRVGLWTAVRYKIVGVKTKRHRFRLVADMKLNEEGAWPGKKGVKFHSRAAAQAGYRARLGVPLAMLVLLVVW from the coding sequence ATGTGTATATCCAGCGACTGCTGCCGCTGGTGTATAGGATTCCAGTTCACACTCGGCCTCACCGCCCTCTTCATGTGGCTCAGCCTCCGCCCTTCCAAACCTACCCTCTCAATTGAGAAATTTTACGTCCCTGCCCTCAACAAAACCGCCATTTCTAACCTCTCCGCCGTAATACCGCCCGTCAATACCACCGTTACTTTCGACCTCAAGCTCAGAAACGAAAACAAGGACAAGGGCGTTTACTACGATGACCTCAACATTACTCTTTATTACGGCCCCAACCACTCAGTTGTAGGGCATATGACGTTGCCTTCTTTCTACCAGGGGCATAAGAAGACAGCTCATAGAAATGACGGATTGAGAGCTGAGGGAAGGGCATTTTGGGAAAATGCGACGAGGACGGTTTCCGAACAGAATTCAACGGTTTTCAGGGTGGGTTTGTGGACGGCGGTGAGGTATAAGATCGTCGGCGTCAAGACCAAGCGCCACCGGTTCCGGCTCGTCGCTGACATGAAGCTCAACGAGGAGGGTGCCTGGCCAGGGAAGAAGGGCGTAAAGTTCCACTCGCGCGCGGCCGCGCAGGCTGGCTATCGTGCGCGGCTAGGGGTGCCGCTGGCCATGCTGGTTCTGCTTGTGGTTTGGTAG